In the Purpureocillium takamizusanense chromosome 5, complete sequence genome, one interval contains:
- a CDS encoding uncharacterized protein (COG:O~EggNog:ENOG503P4NE), with the protein MASIMQRRMVSLKSHRRWPTTTDSAALQLSKEDEAATEEVEVRREDQDKINRFSRLHQRELALSEELSIKNKEKEELDDLSTELELADEDEKIQYKIGDAFFHVPLEQAQEMLETATTRLDDDISALEEKMSTVREQMTQLKVDLYARFGKQINLET; encoded by the exons ATGGCTTCGATCATGCAGCGCCGCATGGTAAGCTTGAAATCGCACCGGAGATGGCCTACAACAACTGACAGCGCCGCGCTCCAGCTGTCCAAGGAGGACGAAGCGGCCaccgaggaggtcgaggtccGTCGCGAGGATCAGGACAAGATCAACAGGTTTAGCCGACTGCACCAACGCGAGCTGGCCCTGTCCGAGGAGCTGAGTATCAAGAAC aaggaaaaggaggagcTTGACGACCTGTCCACGGAATTGGAGCTCGCAGACGAAGACGAAAAGATACA GTACAAGATTGGCGACGCCTTCTTCCACGTGCCCCTGGAGCAGGCGCAGGAGATGCTCGAGACGGCAACCACAAGacttgacgacgacatctCGGCCCTCGAAGAGAAGATGAGCACGGTCCGCGAGCAGATGACGCAGCTCAAGGTCGACCTGTACGCGCGCTTCGGGAAGCAGATCAATTTGGAGACTTGA
- a CDS encoding uncharacterized protein (COG:S~EggNog:ENOG503NYVA): MEAISTLRVAGSAIQVVEFGARTLSIFKELSRSEDGTIDEFRDKLFDAQHLRQLARSLVVALHKESSLRALTDLEQSILSLCTETNRVAEQLVKLLKELGLDGKKKTAVSAVRAALSTLWRRDDVEALEQQLVNKRDSLTNAILASILEDLHSGARHGVVSPLPWNETQTLQGWADQQNENLKTMERNLSQAVEQSTWRAIKGLEDRTWTGIQPWAEAPVVQTLQSTLLERLQYPERLAREARIPEAFNSTFDWIYSDPEDCEAAERPWSSFKQWLESGDSVYWITGKPGSGKSTLMKMLYHEPRTAELLKAWAGSCGGLVIAGFYFWHAGTELQTSHEGLFRSLLHQALSQRLAMSVTSVVSNKWSAFSLAAPGVRDSPLPWEQLVQGLRLLVEEEAESHVRYAFFIDGLDEYVGNSSRLISLIRNLSSYPNVKICVSSRPWNVFEDEFRQAPNLMLQHRTHDDIALYAEQNLTTNTAFQELQEYNPDYASNLIQNITEKASGVFLWVVLVVRSLIDGLEQGDRPSELQERLDGLPAELDDLFTKMLHGLEGRHFRDAAHLFRMVKASERKPSVLTMSFADSDDADWALNRPVAPIDSKEVWYRAVTMKRRLVSRCKGLLEVGPLSETPSSHDQESEQKTEEHASPGKACDELQPDLAGRPARAVMEIPLENGPMLAAAEIDYLHRTVEDFLSIPRIWTLIMEACDNSFDPHAALFKAHLAHLKNLTPTGLSAVTFVPAISRCIEPLLHLADHDVTLHVCYLSVLDRTAATLASNLDDKGSCLIQQYWASADHHWASILYKGKLTDDFLVFAVRCGLIEYVRAHFESSPPSKQLVRELHETAGSRSIPRFYSSRDNTERMHAMIKLLASVGGRLKEDDGSDSDRASSRASITGMLDGVAGSLAPHSKVLGLKSRTSTIMAVSVATPLGNLSWRRRSAMDQAPTRRSRFSSLKTKAKAYLTHEEDDRELLPERAS, translated from the exons ATGGAGGCCATTTCGACGTTGCGTGTGGCTGGCAGCGCCATTCAGGTGGTCGAATTCGGCGCCCGCACTCTCTCGATCTTCAAGGAGCTCAGCAGGTCAGAGGATGGCACCATTGACGAGTTCCGGGACAAGCTATTCGACGCTCAACATCTGAGGCAGTTGGCACGCAGCCTGGTCGTGGCTTTGCACAAGGAGAGCTCCCTTCGAGCACTCACCGACCTCGAGCAGTCCATCCTCTCGCTATGTACCGAAACAAACAGGGTTGCCGAACAGCTGGTCAAGTTGTTAAAAGAATTGGGCCTCGATGGAAAAAAGAAAACTGCTGTGTCGGCGGTTCGCGCAGCTCTCTCTACGCTGTGGCGACGCGACGATGTCGAAGCCCTTGAGCAACAGCTCGTGAACAAGAGAGACTCGCTTACAAACGCCATATTGGCAAGCATTTT GGAAGACTTGCACAGCGGCGCCAGACATGGCGTCGTCTCACCGCTGCCTTGGAACGAGACTCAGACGCTCCAGGGCTGGGCGGACCAGCAAAACGAAAACCTCAAGACAATGGAGCGCAATCTTTCTCAAGCCGTGGAGCAGAGCACCTGGCGTGCCAtcaagggcctcgaggaccgcACCTGGACTGGGATTCAGCCATGGGCCGAGGCTCCAGTTGTGCAGACGCTGCAGTCTACCCTCCTGGAGCGGCTGCAGTATCCGGAGAGGCTGGCCCGCGAGGCTCGCATTCCGGAGGCATTCAACAGCACATTTGATTGGATATACTCAGACCCCGAGGACTGTGAAGCAGCGGAGCGGCCGTGGAGCAGCTTCAAGCAGTGGCTCGAGTCTGGCGATAGTGTCTACTGGATCACTGGGAAACCTGGATCCGGGAAGTCAACGCTTATGAAGATGCTATATCACGAGCCTCGCACCGCAGAGCTCCTTAAGGCGTGGGCAGGCTCctgcggcggcctcgtcatcgctggCTTTTACTTTTGGCATGCAGGTACGGAGTTGCAGACGTCTCACGAAGGGCTCTTCAGATCTCTTCTACACCAGGCTTTGTCACAGCGTTTGGCCATGAGCGTCACGTCTGTCGTGTCTAACAAGTGGAGCGCCTTCAGTCTTGCTGCCCCAGGTGTGAGAGATTCTCCGCTTCCATGGGAGCAACTCGTGCAGGGGTtgcgtcttctcgtcgaggaagaagccgagTCACATGTTAGATACGCGTTTTTCATCGACGGGCTGGACGAATATGTCGGCAACTCGTCCAGGTTGATCTCCCTGATCCGGAACCTATCTTCATACCCTAATGTGAAGATCTGCGTTTCGAGCAGGCCGTGGAACGTGTTCGAAGATGAGTTCAGGCAGGCGCCCAACTTAATGCTCCAGCACAGGACGCATGACGATATCGCACTGTATGCGGAGCAGAATCTGACGACCAATACTGCTTTTCAAGAGCTGCAAGAGTACAATCCGGACTATGCCTCAAACCTTATTCAAAACATCACGGAGAAAGCCTCTGGGGTTTTTCTCTGGGTTGTGCTTGTCGTGCGGTCCCTCATCGATGGGCTCGAGCAGGGGGACAGGCCGTCGGAACTGCAGGAGAGGCTCGATGGGCTCCCAGCGGAGCTGGACGACCTCTTCACGAAGATGCTACATGGACTTGAAGGGCGCCATTTCCGAGATGCGGCACACCTATTCCGCATGGTCAAAGCGTCAGAGCGGAAGCCGTCGGTTCTCACCATGTCGTTTGCTGACAGTGACGATGCTGACTGGGCATTGAACCGCCCGGTGGCTCCCATCGATTCAAAGGAGGTATGGTATCGAGCTGTCACGATGAAGCGGCGGTTAGTGAGCAGATGCAAAGGACTACTTGAAGTCGGCCCGCTTTCCGAAACCCCGTCCTCTCATGACCAAGAGAGCGAGCAAAAGACCGAGGAACATGCCAGCCCTGGCAAGGCTTGTGATGAACTGCAGCCGGATTTGGCTGGACGCCCCGCCAGGGCTGTTATGGAAATCCCGCTGGAGAACGGCCCGATGCTCGCTGCAGCTGAGATAGACTATCTGCATCGCACTGTCGAGGACTTTCTCTCTATCCCGCGGATTTGGACTTTGATCATGGAGGCTTGTGACAACAGCTTCGACCCGCACGCAGCTCTATTCAAGGCGCATTTGGCTCACTTGAAGAACCTCACGCCTACAGGGCTGTCCGCAGTCACGTTTGTCCCGGCCATCTCGAGATGCATTGAACCATTACTTCACCTCGCTGATCACGACGTGACGCTTCACGTCTGTTATTTGAGCGTCTTGGACCGCACGGCTGCCACCCTCGCCAGCAACCTGGATGACAAGGGATCCTGTCTCATCCAGCAGTACTGGGCTTCGGCTGACCATCACTGGGCTAGCATCCTATACAAGGGCAAGTTGACGGATGACTTTTTGGTGTTTGCTGTGCGGTGTGGTCTCATAGAGTATGTGCGAGCACATTTCGaaagctcgccgccgtccaagCAGCTTGTTCGCGAGCTGCACGAAACCGCCGGTTCGAGGAGCATCCCAAGGTTCTACTCCAGCCGAGATAATACAGAGAGGATGCACGCGATGATCAAGCTCCTCGCCtcggtgggcgggcgtctcAAAGAGGACGACGGGAGCGACTCGGACCGTGCCAGCTCGCGAGCGTCCATCACCGGCATGTTGGATGGAGTGGCTGGATCGTTGGCCCCCCATTCGAAAGTCTTGGGCCTTAAATCGCGGACGTCTACTATCATGGCAGTGTCCGTGGCCACTCCCTTGGGGAACCTAAGCTGGCGCAGACGGTCGGCCATGGATCAGGCGCCGACTAGACGCTCTAGATTCTCATCACTGAAGACCAAGGCGAAAGCCTATCTCACGCACGAAGAGGATGATAGGGAGCTCTTGCCCGAGCGTGCGTCGTAG
- a CDS encoding uncharacterized protein (COG:S~EggNog:ENOG503NX5Z~TransMembrane:12 (i91-111o131-148i160-179o185-207i219-237o249-277i324-343o363-382i405-426o432-456i463-485o491-519i)) produces MARSDSSETVTDRFASHEERGRRRESQFGDAIQQLDVLDAQERYEEETKDRGIGALHHIRSRTRSRTHEMVISWEHNDPENPYNWPNPKKLFVLVITAMLVINSTMGSALPSMAVPNITRDFGVTSAPQKVLPISVFLIGYVFGPIIWGPLSEHFGRRYLTIITFIAFSLFTMACALAPNWPALLVFRLFCGVFASSPIAIVAGILADIYGEPRTRGRAFAVFMVTTVWGPLFSPIVSGFTSTTIGWRWTFWIALMYAGATLVLIAFIPETFGPILLSQRARKLREGDPSLRVVAPRDLEETDLNRLLTVVLTRPLRMLFSEPIVSATCAYLALVYTIFYMSFQAFPIIFQQLYHLSPGVTGLCYLPIGGGAMLSMPVFWYWDGVLARAQDRGDRWVQREEYRRVPLACVGGPLYVVSLFWLGFGARDSVSFVVPMLAGIPFGMGFMLIFMALLNYLTDAYEIFAASANAAASCCRSLLAVVLPLATTPMFARLGISGACALLGGLSAAMCVIPFVFIWKGPTIRSRSRFCIALRERKEEMLRKAEEERQRLERAARREKEDAV; encoded by the exons atgGCGCGGAGCGACTCGAGCGAGACCGTGACGGACCGCTTCGCTTCACATGAAGAGC GCGGGAGGCGACGGGAGAGTCAGTTCGGAGACGCGATCCAGCAGCTGGACGTGCTGGACGCTCAGGAGCGCTATGAGGAGGAGACCAAGGACCGGGGCATCGGCGCCCTGCACCACATCCGCTCCAGGACGCGCAGCCGGACACACGAAATGGTCATTTCCTGGGAGCACAACGACCCCGAGAACCCTTACAACTGGCCGAAT CCCAAAAAGCTCTTTGTCCTTGTCATCACGGCCATGCTCGTCATCAACTCAACCATGGGGTCCGCTCTGCCGAGCATGGCCGTCCCCAACATCACGCGCGACTTTGGCGTCACTTCCGCGCCGCAGAAAGTGCTCCCCATCAGCGTCTTCTTGATCGGATACGTCTTCGGGCCCATCATCTGGGGCCCCCTCAGCGAGCACTTTGGTCGTCGCTACTTGACCATCATCACCTTCATCGCCTTCTCCCTCTTCACCATGGCGTGTGCCCTCGCCCCCAACTGGCCTGCTCTTCTGGTCTTTAGGCTGTTCTGCGGTGTCTTCGCCAGTTCCCCCATTGCCATCGTggccggcatcctcgccgacatctACGGCGAGCCCAGGACCAGGGGCAGGGCGTTTGCCGTCTTCATGGTG ACCACCGTCTGGGGCCCCCTCTTTTCGCCCATTGTCTCCGGTTTCACTTCCACGACCATTGGTTGGCGCTGGACGTTTTGGATCGCGCTCATGTATGCCGGCGCcaccctcgtcctcatcgccttCATCCCCGAGACCTTTGGCCCGATCCTGCTCTCCCAACGCGCCCGCAAGCTCCGCGAGGGGGACCCGTccctgcgcgtcgtcgccccgcgcgacctcgaggagACGGATCTCAACCGCCTGCTCACCGTCGTGCTCACCCGCCCCCTGCGCATGCTCTTCTCCGAGCCCATCGTCTCCGCCACGTGCGCctacctcgccctcgtctaCACCATCTTCTACATGTCCTTCCAGGCCTTCCCCATCATCTTCCAGCAGCTCTACCACCTCTCCCCTGGCGTCACCGGCCTGTGCTACCTGCCcataggcggcggcgccatgctcAGCATGCCCGTCTTCTGGTACTgggacggcgtcctcgcccgcgcccaggACCGCGGCGACCGCTGGGTCCAACGCGAAGAGTACCGCCGCGTGCCCCTCGcctgcgtcggcggcccCCTCTACGTCGTCTCCCTCTTCTggctcggcttcggcgccagGGACTCCGTCTCCTTCGTCGTCCCCATGCTCGCCGGCATCCCCTTCGGCATGGGCTTCATGCTCATCTTCATGGCCCTGCTCAACTACCTGACCGACGCCTACGAGAtcttcgccgcctccgccaacgccgccgcctcttgctgccgctccctcctcgccgtcgtcctgcccctcgccacgacgcccatgttcgcccgcctcggcatctcgggcgcctgcgccctcctcggcggcctcagcgccgccatgtgTGTCATCCCCTTTGTCTTCATTTGGAAGGGGCCCACGATAAGGAGCAGGTCTCGCTTCTGCAt
- a CDS encoding uncharacterized protein (EggNog:ENOG503NTWP), translating into MATSATQNPSKASKKKAAHAIERTDSPAPSTGSAAADKTNESQDEAFESPYIKELQKNIRNISKKITHASKTDTLLSQHAGKTLDELVAAKVINADQKAQVLKKPALQAQVTQLEEQLAQYQKVHEQYRARAATDKAEWEKSLEKAKADAVGEAKAEFGKSLRDNLLTLSQFLRLAAYRREEAKDPESDESQAIEGVLLAIYSGDDGAVESMLKLIEGSDDQVLSVPGEQLQTTYSSVKALARDYKTPLYVEAGQPAEPEAAQDIVSDPTMANASATEIAAGDAAISEQQQATEPASNGIANANVSDDAANAVAESHWDGGNDASISQEWVDVKVPRDPAETDTGLTATPAAAANTQSWADDQPEPASEVRETSSISNDCMRGNANETAARPPCCLHRPQRWVPPGSAQPRPTGS; encoded by the exons ATGGCCACGTCTGCTACTCAAAACCCCTCCAAGGcttccaagaagaaggccgctCATGCCATTGAGCGCACCGATTCGCCTGCTCCTAGCACCGGCTCGGCTGCTGCCGACAAGACCAATGAGTCTCAGGACGAAGCGTTTGAGAGCCCTTATATCAAGGAGCTCCAGAA AAACATTCGCAACATTAGCAAGAAAATC ACCCATGCCTCCAAGACCGACACCCTGCTCAGTCAGCATGCCGGAAAGaccctcgacgagctcgttgCCGCCAAGGTCATCAACGCCGACCAGAAAGCACAGGTCCTGAAGAAGCCTGCTCTGCAAGCCCAAGTCACCCAGCTtgaggagcagctggccCAATACCAAAAGGTTCACGAGCAGTACCGTgctcgggcggcgactgACAAGGCCGAGTGGGAGAAGTCTTTGGAGAAGGCCAAGGCTGATGcggtcggcgaggccaaggcggagTTTGGCAAATCTCTTCGCGACAATCTCCTGACCCTGTCACAGttcctccgcctcgcggCGTACCGACGtgaggaggccaaggacccGGAGTCGGACGAGAGCCAGGCCATTGagggcgtgctgctggccattTACTCTGGCGACGATGGTGCGGTCGAGTCCATGCTCAAGCTAATTGAGGGCTCCGACGACCAGGTTCTGAGCGTCCCTGGAGAGCAGCTCCAAACCACCT ACTCGAGCGTCAAGGCTCTTGCGCGTGATTACAAGACGCCCCTCTATGTCGAGGCTGGCCAGCCCGCGGAGCCGGAAGCAGCCCAGGACATCGTCTCCGACCCTACCATGGCCaacgcctcggccaccgaGATTGCTGCCggtgacgccgccatctccgagcagcagcaggccacCGAGCCAGCTTCCAACGGCATTGCGAATGCCAATGTCAGCGATGATGCGGCCAATGCCGTTGCTGAGAGCCACTGGGACGGTGGAAACGACGCATCCATCTCTCAAGAGTGGGTGGATGTCAAGGTTCCCCGCGACCCAGCCGAGACCGACACTGGCTTGACGGCCacgcccgctgcggcggccaaTACTCAGTCGTGGGCCGATGAccagcccgagcccgcgTCCGAGGTAAGAGAAACATCATCTATCTCTAATGATTGCATGCGTGGAAATGCTAACGAAACGGCAGCCCGCCCTCCCTGCTGCCTCCACCGACCCCAACGATGGGTTCCACCAGGTTCAGCGCAACCGCGGCCGACAGGATCGTGA
- a CDS encoding uncharacterized protein (EggNog:ENOG503P5RP), with the protein MALGKKAYPKATVKKIVKAHSGLNLKKNADVTIFLNYVLFMETLVKEAAIYSKQAGDRGLTARSVKKVTRDTLAKFKG; encoded by the exons ATGGCTCTCGGCAAGAAGGCATACCCCAAGGCCACTGTCAAGAAGATTGTCAAGGCTCACTCGGGGCTCAATCTGAAGAAGAATGCCGATGTCACG ATCTTTCTGAACTACGTGCTGTTCATGGAAAC ATTGGTTAAAGAAGCCGCTATCTACTCCAAGCAGGCTGGTGATCGTGGTCTCACAGCTCGCAGCGTCAAGAAGGTCACGCGG gATACTCTGGCCAAATTCAAAGGCTGA
- a CDS encoding uncharacterized protein (EggNog:ENOG503NTWP) — translation MATSATQNPSKASKKKAAHAIERTDSPAPSTGSAAADKTNESQDEAFESPYIKELQKNIRNISKKITHASKTDTLLSQHAGKTLDELVAAKVINADQKAQVLKKPALQAQVTQLEEQLAQYQKVHEQYRARAATDKAEWEKSLEKAKADAVGEAKAEFGKSLRDNLLTLSQFLRLAAYRREEAKDPESDESQAIEGVLLAIYSGDDGAVESMLKLIEGSDDQVLSVPGEQLQTTYSSVKALARDYKTPLYVEAGQPAEPEAAQDIVSDPTMANASATEIAAGDAAISEQQQATEPASNGIANANVSDDAANAVAESHWDGGNDASISQEWVDVKVPRDPAETDTGLTATPAAAANTQSWADDQPEPASEPALPAASTDPNDGFHQVQRNRGRQDREGGNWRGRGRGEYRGRGRGDGRGRGRGRGNGGVPSRGPRRSEES, via the exons ATGGCCACGTCTGCTACTCAAAACCCCTCCAAGGcttccaagaagaaggccgctCATGCCATTGAGCGCACCGATTCGCCTGCTCCTAGCACCGGCTCGGCTGCTGCCGACAAGACCAATGAGTCTCAGGACGAAGCGTTTGAGAGCCCTTATATCAAGGAGCTCCAGAA AAACATTCGCAACATTAGCAAGAAAATC ACCCATGCCTCCAAGACCGACACCCTGCTCAGTCAGCATGCCGGAAAGaccctcgacgagctcgttgCCGCCAAGGTCATCAACGCCGACCAGAAAGCACAGGTCCTGAAGAAGCCTGCTCTGCAAGCCCAAGTCACCCAGCTtgaggagcagctggccCAATACCAAAAGGTTCACGAGCAGTACCGTgctcgggcggcgactgACAAGGCCGAGTGGGAGAAGTCTTTGGAGAAGGCCAAGGCTGATGcggtcggcgaggccaaggcggagTTTGGCAAATCTCTTCGCGACAATCTCCTGACCCTGTCACAGttcctccgcctcgcggCGTACCGACGtgaggaggccaaggacccGGAGTCGGACGAGAGCCAGGCCATTGagggcgtgctgctggccattTACTCTGGCGACGATGGTGCGGTCGAGTCCATGCTCAAGCTAATTGAGGGCTCCGACGACCAGGTTCTGAGCGTCCCTGGAGAGCAGCTCCAAACCACCT ACTCGAGCGTCAAGGCTCTTGCGCGTGATTACAAGACGCCCCTCTATGTCGAGGCTGGCCAGCCCGCGGAGCCGGAAGCAGCCCAGGACATCGTCTCCGACCCTACCATGGCCaacgcctcggccaccgaGATTGCTGCCggtgacgccgccatctccgagcagcagcaggccacCGAGCCAGCTTCCAACGGCATTGCGAATGCCAATGTCAGCGATGATGCGGCCAATGCCGTTGCTGAGAGCCACTGGGACGGTGGAAACGACGCATCCATCTCTCAAGAGTGGGTGGATGTCAAGGTTCCCCGCGACCCAGCCGAGACCGACACTGGCTTGACGGCCacgcccgctgcggcggccaaTACTCAGTCGTGGGCCGATGAccagcccgagcccgcgTCCGAG CCCGCCCTCCCTGCTGCCTCCACCGACCCCAACGATGGGTTCCACCAGGTTCAGCGCAACCGCGGCCGACAGGATCGTGAAGGCGGCAActggcgcggccgcggccgcggcgagtACCGGGGACGCGGACGTGGAGAcggccgtggtcgtggtcgggGCCgtggcaacggcggcgtgcCCTCCCGAGGCCCCCGTCGCTCCGAGGAGTCGTAG